Proteins encoded together in one Candidatus Nitrosocaldus cavascurensis window:
- a CDS encoding DNA primase produces the protein MSSSSSRLLARYPFVEDAGNYLKLLDYRLEEFDDPAMSSVIDRATARVIAAIRGIVYDPDKVASVDEEVVSFILACIMVKASKVKALYRRFALSEARRAEVFLVDDLRMNASRDEMGNILNNIFKGLFAIDVIYNHDHSTFMIKVEDYLKYSTNFHDEYWRLSNRILHKGYVHLNTKDMVRLIRDEIYALIIRRLERINVEYDHLPEALKRRVDALKGMMLEIYELSNNNVYATERRGYPPCILNILKVLEQGNNPSHTARVLLATYMLGIGKSVEEVCELFKNAPDYNARITRYQVEHLAGLRGNRVRYSCPSCSKVKSQGLCFKSDECNGIINPLQFGRYSRSAGRKKTMDVEGGVREDERLDGSKSKSESKSKSE, from the coding sequence ATGAGCAGCAGTAGTAGTAGGCTACTTGCAAGATATCCATTCGTGGAGGATGCTGGCAACTATCTTAAACTACTAGATTACAGGCTTGAGGAGTTCGATGATCCTGCAATGAGCAGCGTTATAGATAGAGCAACTGCTAGGGTTATTGCTGCAATAAGAGGTATAGTGTATGATCCAGATAAGGTTGCTAGCGTTGATGAGGAAGTGGTATCATTCATCTTAGCATGTATAATGGTAAAGGCTAGTAAGGTCAAGGCATTATACAGGAGGTTTGCTCTTAGCGAGGCAAGGAGGGCAGAGGTCTTCCTTGTTGATGACCTTAGGATGAATGCAAGTAGGGATGAGATGGGTAATATCCTTAACAACATATTCAAGGGTTTATTTGCTATAGATGTTATCTATAACCATGATCACTCTACATTCATGATCAAGGTTGAGGATTACCTCAAGTACTCTACCAACTTCCATGATGAGTACTGGAGGCTTAGCAATAGGATTCTACATAAGGGCTATGTACATCTCAACACTAAGGATATGGTCAGGCTCATAAGGGATGAGATATATGCTCTGATAATCAGAAGGTTAGAGAGGATAAATGTTGAGTATGATCATCTCCCTGAGGCGTTGAAGAGGCGTGTAGATGCATTGAAGGGTATGATGCTTGAGATATATGAGTTGAGTAACAATAATGTATATGCTACAGAGAGGAGAGGTTATCCTCCATGCATACTTAACATACTGAAGGTACTTGAGCAAGGGAACAACCCATCACATACAGCAAGAGTACTCCTTGCAACGTACATGCTTGGAATAGGAAAGAGCGTAGAGGAGGTGTGTGAACTCTTCAAGAATGCACCAGATTACAATGCGAGGATTACAAGGTATCAGGTAGAGCATCTAGCAGGGTTGAGAGGAAATAGGGTAAGGTACTCATGCCCATCATGCTCAAAGGTAAAAAGCCAAGGATTATGCTTCAAGAGCGATGAGTGCAATGGCATAATTAATCCACTGCAGTTTGGGAGGTATAGTAGGAGTGCTGGTAGGAAGAAGACAATGGATGTGGAAGGAGGAGTGAGGGAAGATGAGAGATTGGATGGGAGCAAGAGCAAGAGCGAGAGCAAGAGTAAGAGCGAGTAA
- a CDS encoding DNA primase small subunit domain-containing protein, protein MMVRRMIDGVRREGNDKSDNTLAMMRAYSINLLNQAFKEYYFKHTAMVEAPDAIQEREFGYSRFDGTMIRHLSIRDRNELIALLIMNVPADVYCSAAYYTSPTRPMEEKGLKAADLIFDIDVKELKPRCSSMHDIHLCEECLEPVDDTSSMCGCGSRRVNHVTIPCDECISLGKREVKKLAGMLEDDFGVDEDNIKVYFSGNYGFHVYVKGRYTLLDSAARSEVVNYLLGRGVADAIRKRYGRKVREEIRGKGKSKRGKRSIERDKDKGKKDDDSNNATTAAIYGYDDLKHSDGNSNSNSNDGSIVYIPRSILAADGGYGWIGRIGRYLAASAHVSMKSIEDAILALSVRIDPNVTIDMHRIFRLPGTLNSKSSLAKVPLPRLSDIDSFNPLIDACLISDREVDVYVINAPRFTLKGNSFGPYTHEEVKLPLYAASYLICKGIAYAKRKY, encoded by the coding sequence ATGATGGTGAGAAGAATGATAGATGGTGTTAGGAGAGAAGGTAATGATAAGAGCGATAACACTCTTGCTATGATGAGAGCATACAGCATAAACCTCCTTAATCAAGCATTCAAGGAGTATTACTTCAAACATACAGCGATGGTAGAGGCTCCAGACGCTATACAGGAGAGGGAGTTTGGGTACTCAAGGTTCGATGGGACAATGATAAGGCATCTAAGCATAAGGGATAGAAATGAGTTGATAGCATTGCTAATCATGAACGTACCTGCAGATGTTTACTGCTCAGCAGCATACTATACAAGCCCAACTAGACCCATGGAGGAGAAGGGACTGAAGGCTGCAGATCTTATCTTCGATATAGATGTGAAGGAACTCAAACCTAGATGCTCAAGCATGCATGATATACATTTGTGTGAAGAGTGTCTAGAGCCTGTAGATGATACATCATCCATGTGTGGATGCGGCTCAAGGAGGGTAAACCATGTTACCATACCATGCGATGAATGCATATCTTTAGGCAAGAGGGAGGTTAAGAAACTGGCTGGGATGCTTGAGGATGATTTTGGCGTTGATGAGGATAACATCAAGGTATACTTCTCTGGCAACTATGGATTCCATGTATATGTTAAAGGTAGGTATACCCTGCTTGATTCAGCAGCAAGATCAGAGGTTGTTAACTATCTGCTAGGAAGGGGTGTAGCAGATGCTATAAGGAAGAGGTATGGGAGGAAGGTAAGAGAGGAGATAAGGGGTAAGGGTAAGAGTAAGAGGGGTAAGAGGAGTATAGAGAGGGATAAAGATAAGGGTAAGAAGGATGATGATAGTAATAATGCTACTACTGCTGCTATTTATGGTTATGATGATCTAAAGCATAGCGATGGTAATAGCAACAGCAATAGCAATGATGGTAGCATTGTATATATCCCAAGGTCAATACTTGCTGCTGATGGAGGATATGGATGGATAGGGAGGATAGGCAGGTATCTTGCTGCTAGTGCTCATGTAAGCATGAAGAGCATCGAGGATGCCATACTAGCATTATCTGTAAGGATAGATCCAAACGTTACCATAGATATGCATAGGATATTCAGGCTCCCTGGTACACTCAACAGCAAGAGTAGTCTAGCAAAGGTCCCCTTGCCAAGGCTATCTGATATAGATTCATTCAACCCTTTAATAGATGCATGCCTTATAAGTGATAGAGAGGTTGATGTTTATGTTATAAATGCACCAAGGTTCACCTTGAAGGGTAATTCATTTGGACCTTACACCCATGAGGAGGTTAAATTACCACTCTACGCTGCATCATACCTCATATGTAAAGGTATTGCATATGCAAAACGCAAGTATTGA
- a CDS encoding UPF0182 family protein gives MWSRAQDRPRRERDISSYIKLGLIVLISIIIFILVGSQSVAILLNIQEFGNLFTKPLYYSILSGLILASIALIRVDVKNRRSMVWWIVSLTLSYISSGELLKYQDFKLSRINFIVWQATKVVLLAPLFSNIMFGLTLAYMLDGNDIGLASVQNIFSLPFIVSPDPSIAEQLVIPMIPALTLFIPPILAVIGIRLVLYVGLHNIINVITQYIADVVERRPRYLFYIAVIEMIIGIGLFWSAFNMFFTYNIDYNTKYAIIGTILVGLAFIAFSIMDKRMSRVIILPSRSHIYIRVLTIVSIAVVIASIMAVNNSIADSRKIEWLGPYTAQQIAVNRYLAELDKVTEYSYDVKLFAVAPSRIQQYTLQHSDILSKIRIWDWDAGFAKLRPAIGLIPYVDFADSDIIRFNGNLYWSAAMTPKLPESIPIENRWFAEHFVYTHVPNGFLMLDAHNGNEVDSNNFFAQRRVYYGEGRLFKSTWAAFPVDRQVSDEVDNHFYSGSGGVTVNPPLTWLFEPNFMFSYPDKAIHLLRYRDIHDRVSLVYPYFQYRFGNEMVDVVPVTDGKNTYWLMPLIVRLDTANVPWSANNPLYRLVGYALIDTYNGTIDVIVRGDDFFTTMFVQQYADTDNIRMDVPQWLHNQLRYPVELFWWKTQMYNFYHVTDIPTFITAREFYEVPRGLEPYYIYAKPPNINEIEYIGLLSLELRGAAGRNLAGYLIVRNDYPNDGQLIFYKVPIGSSTQLLGPSAVQEALDRDPDFATLKTLLRNPRIGDNILYRIGEQDVYFIPVYTAGTGGVVAQIGKIAAVGAAFTGAYYVGLGNTPVEAFNAYLAKLAGLAQDQVGVDRSTKINNLLKVFEENGVVVVKPSSINIPLTFKEGEFSYSTQEEFEGVKSSVEGFIASQVKAYNLSRVISWEEQDNMNFGAVRVVDGVAELHYITVKIGN, from the coding sequence TTGTGGAGTAGAGCACAAGATAGACCTAGGCGTGAGCGTGATATCTCATCTTACATCAAGTTAGGGTTAATAGTGCTTATAAGCATAATAATCTTCATCCTTGTAGGGAGCCAGAGTGTTGCTATCCTACTCAACATACAAGAGTTTGGCAACCTCTTCACTAAACCACTCTACTACTCAATACTTAGTGGGCTTATACTTGCATCTATTGCACTGATAAGGGTTGATGTAAAGAATAGGAGGTCTATGGTATGGTGGATAGTCTCCCTTACACTATCATATATAAGCAGTGGTGAGCTCCTCAAATATCAGGACTTCAAACTCAGCAGGATAAACTTCATAGTATGGCAGGCTACAAAGGTTGTGCTCCTTGCACCTCTCTTCAGCAACATAATGTTTGGTTTAACACTAGCATACATGCTTGATGGCAATGATATAGGCTTAGCATCTGTACAGAACATATTCTCTCTACCATTCATAGTCTCTCCAGACCCAAGCATAGCAGAGCAGTTAGTGATACCAATGATACCAGCACTAACACTCTTCATACCCCCGATCCTTGCTGTTATAGGGATAAGGTTGGTGCTGTATGTTGGATTGCATAACATAATAAATGTGATAACACAGTACATTGCAGATGTAGTAGAGCGTAGGCCCAGATACCTCTTCTACATAGCAGTGATTGAGATGATAATAGGTATAGGGCTCTTCTGGTCAGCCTTCAACATGTTCTTCACATACAACATAGACTACAACACAAAGTACGCTATAATAGGTACCATACTTGTGGGGTTAGCATTCATAGCCTTCTCAATAATGGATAAGAGGATGTCAAGGGTTATAATACTGCCATCAAGGAGCCATATATACATAAGAGTGCTAACCATAGTATCTATAGCAGTAGTTATAGCATCCATAATGGCTGTTAACAACAGCATAGCAGATTCAAGGAAGATAGAATGGTTAGGGCCTTACACTGCACAGCAGATAGCAGTGAACAGGTACCTTGCTGAACTTGACAAGGTTACAGAGTACTCATACGATGTGAAGTTGTTTGCTGTAGCACCCTCAAGGATACAGCAATACACCCTTCAGCACTCAGATATACTTAGCAAGATACGCATATGGGACTGGGATGCAGGGTTTGCAAAGCTTAGGCCTGCAATAGGCCTTATACCCTATGTTGATTTTGCTGACTCTGATATTATAAGGTTCAATGGCAACCTATACTGGAGTGCAGCAATGACGCCCAAGTTACCTGAGAGCATACCAATAGAGAATAGATGGTTTGCTGAGCACTTTGTATACACACATGTACCCAATGGCTTCCTTATGCTTGATGCTCACAATGGCAATGAGGTTGATAGCAACAACTTCTTTGCTCAGAGGAGGGTATATTATGGTGAGGGTAGATTATTCAAATCTACATGGGCAGCATTCCCAGTAGATAGGCAGGTTAGCGATGAGGTAGATAATCACTTCTACTCTGGAAGTGGAGGGGTTACTGTTAACCCTCCTCTAACATGGTTATTCGAGCCTAACTTCATGTTCTCATACCCAGATAAGGCGATACACCTCTTGAGGTACAGGGATATACATGATAGGGTAAGCCTTGTCTATCCATACTTCCAGTACAGATTTGGGAATGAGATGGTTGATGTTGTACCAGTTACAGATGGGAAGAATACATACTGGCTTATGCCCTTGATTGTGAGATTAGATACTGCTAATGTGCCATGGAGTGCAAATAACCCATTGTATAGGCTTGTAGGCTATGCACTAATAGATACTTACAATGGTACTATAGATGTTATTGTTAGGGGAGATGACTTCTTCACTACCATGTTTGTACAGCAGTATGCAGATACAGATAACATACGTATGGATGTACCTCAATGGCTACATAACCAGTTAAGGTACCCTGTTGAGCTCTTCTGGTGGAAGACTCAGATGTACAACTTCTACCATGTTACAGATATACCAACGTTCATAACTGCTAGAGAGTTCTATGAGGTGCCTAGAGGGCTTGAGCCATACTACATATATGCAAAGCCTCCAAACATAAACGAGATAGAGTATATAGGATTGCTCTCTCTAGAGTTGAGGGGTGCTGCTGGTAGAAACCTTGCTGGTTATCTGATTGTGAGGAATGATTATCCAAACGATGGCCAACTCATATTCTACAAGGTACCAATAGGCTCAAGCACACAACTCTTAGGTCCAAGTGCTGTTCAAGAAGCACTTGATAGAGATCCAGACTTTGCTACACTCAAAACACTGCTTAGGAACCCAAGGATAGGGGATAACATACTCTACAGGATAGGTGAGCAGGATGTATACTTCATACCAGTGTACACTGCAGGCACTGGAGGAGTAGTAGCACAGATAGGCAAGATAGCAGCAGTTGGTGCAGCTTTCACTGGAGCCTATTACGTTGGGCTAGGGAATACACCCGTTGAAGCATTCAACGCATATCTAGCAAAACTTGCTGGACTTGCTCAAGACCAGGTTGGTGTTGATAGGAGTACAAAGATAAACAACCTGCTCAAGGTATTCGAGGAGAATGGTGTAGTAGTTGTCAAGCCTAGCAGTATAAACATACCATTAACATTCAAGGAGGGAGAGTTCTCATACTCAACACAGGAAGAGTTTGAGGGTGTGAAGAGCAGTGTTGAGGGGTTCATAGCATCACAGGTTAAGGCATATAACCTATCAAGGGTTATTTCATGGGAGGAGCAGGATAACATGAACTTTGGTGCAGTGAGAGTTGTTGATGGTGTTGCTGAACTTCACTACATAACTGTGAAGATAGGTAACTGA
- a CDS encoding type 1 glutamine amidotransferase, which yields MLLVVDNLSSFMPHLIRSLSILDARYVVRRYSELSHDVVGEYDGIILSGRRSNERSMNVVNMHIVDTAYREDRPLLGICYGAEIIALAMGGTIRRIGKVVGEEEVYVNEDSPIANNGRMMVYESHDYSIATLPSVLKSVAYSRSCSNEIIVHISKPIFGTQFHPEASNSYGLDLLRRFVMLARR from the coding sequence ATGCTGCTCGTTGTAGACAACCTCTCATCTTTCATGCCACATCTTATACGCTCTTTGAGTATTCTTGATGCTAGATATGTGGTAAGAAGGTATAGTGAACTCTCACATGATGTTGTTGGAGAGTATGATGGTATAATCCTCTCTGGTAGGAGGAGTAATGAAAGGAGTATGAATGTAGTGAACATGCACATAGTGGATACAGCATATAGGGAGGATAGACCCTTGCTAGGGATATGCTATGGTGCTGAGATAATAGCATTAGCAATGGGTGGAACGATAAGGAGGATAGGCAAGGTAGTAGGAGAGGAGGAGGTGTATGTGAATGAGGATAGTCCTATTGCAAACAATGGTAGGATGATGGTTTATGAGAGCCATGATTATAGTATAGCAACACTGCCATCAGTACTCAAATCTGTAGCATATTCTAGGAGTTGCAGTAACGAGATCATAGTGCATATAAGTAAGCCTATATTTGGTACACAGTTTCATCCAGAGGCTAGCAATTCGTATGGGCTTGATCTGTTGAGGAGGTTTGTAATGCTTGCTAGGAGATGA
- a CDS encoding 4-hydroxyphenylacetate 3-hydroxylase family protein, with protein MPLKTQEEFIASLRDGRNVYYNGERVTDVTTHPVLSIFVNHWSLIYKAKHDPKVKDIFVKRLDEYGEASAYFNIPRNADDLLARAKLIEATTAYCNGQFNIAQAIGTDALFALMSICSEVDKRYGTRYYQNVLRFYDRCVREDLAMAVAQTDVKGDRSKRPHEQDDPDAYVHIVERRSDGIVVRGAKVHTTGTQAVNEIIVLPTRNMLAEDRDYAVAFAIPANDKNVKIISRAQASKELGEFDYPMSVKATAQETLTVFDDVFVPNERIFLAGEYEYAGALARLFALWHRFTAISYKPPIGDQLLGAAALIAEYNGISKYPHVRSKIVKLIRYVETIRACIRAAAVEHKVYPAGIAVPNPVYVYIGKYHLADNFHDAAKTVQDLAGGLVITQPTTRDLENPETAKYIEKYLKTRHDVPAKNRLKVLNYIRDLTASTYTGGYNYVLSVHGEGSLEAQIISTYTEYDVDRCVRYVKSLLNIE; from the coding sequence ATGCCATTAAAGACCCAAGAAGAGTTCATTGCCAGCCTTAGAGATGGCAGGAATGTATACTACAATGGTGAAAGGGTTACAGATGTTACAACCCATCCCGTACTTAGCATATTCGTTAACCACTGGTCACTGATATACAAGGCTAAGCATGATCCTAAGGTCAAGGATATATTCGTTAAGAGGTTGGATGAGTATGGAGAGGCTAGTGCATACTTCAACATACCAAGGAATGCTGATGACCTTCTTGCAAGGGCTAAACTGATAGAGGCTACTACAGCATACTGCAATGGTCAATTCAATATAGCACAGGCTATAGGTACTGATGCACTCTTTGCACTCATGAGTATATGCTCAGAGGTTGATAAGAGGTATGGTACAAGGTACTATCAGAACGTGCTCAGATTCTATGATAGATGTGTAAGGGAGGATCTTGCCATGGCTGTAGCACAGACTGATGTGAAGGGTGATAGGAGTAAGAGACCACATGAGCAGGATGATCCAGATGCTTATGTGCATATAGTTGAGAGGAGGAGTGATGGGATAGTTGTTAGAGGTGCGAAAGTACATACCACAGGTACCCAAGCAGTAAATGAGATAATAGTACTACCAACTAGGAACATGCTTGCTGAAGATAGAGATTATGCTGTAGCATTTGCAATACCTGCAAATGATAAGAATGTGAAGATAATAAGCAGGGCACAGGCATCCAAAGAGTTGGGGGAGTTCGATTATCCTATGAGCGTTAAAGCAACTGCTCAAGAAACTCTAACCGTATTTGATGATGTATTTGTGCCTAATGAGAGGATATTCCTTGCTGGGGAGTATGAGTATGCTGGTGCACTAGCAAGGCTATTCGCACTATGGCATAGGTTCACAGCTATATCATACAAACCTCCAATAGGGGATCAACTGTTAGGTGCTGCTGCTCTAATAGCAGAGTACAATGGCATAAGCAAGTATCCACATGTTAGGAGCAAAATTGTGAAGTTGATAAGGTATGTTGAGACTATAAGGGCATGCATAAGGGCAGCAGCGGTAGAGCATAAAGTCTACCCAGCAGGTATAGCGGTGCCTAACCCAGTGTATGTCTATATAGGCAAATACCACCTTGCAGATAACTTCCATGATGCAGCAAAGACTGTTCAGGATCTGGCAGGAGGGCTAGTGATAACACAGCCTACTACTAGGGATCTGGAGAATCCAGAGACTGCAAAATACATAGAGAAGTATCTAAAGACTAGGCATGATGTACCAGCAAAGAACAGACTCAAGGTACTCAACTACATAAGGGATCTTACAGCAAGCACGTACACAGGAGGGTATAACTACGTACTCTCTGTTCATGGAGAAGGCTCCCTAGAAGCACAGATAATTAGTACTTACACAGAGTACGATGTAGATAGATGCGTAAGATACGTCAAGAGCCTCCTCAATATAGAATAA
- a CDS encoding 4-hydroxyphenylacetate 3-hydroxylase family protein, with protein MTIRNGQEYIESLRRRKIKVYLFGELVENPVDHPIIRPSVNAVAETYDLASREPDLATAYSPLIGKRVNRFLHITTSADDLVKQNEMQRKLGQLTGTCFQRCVGMDALNALYSVTYEIDEKYGTQYHKRLVDFIKYVQEENYVIGGAMTDPKGDRSKSPSEQDDPDVFVHIVKQNDEGIVIRGAKMHQTGCINSHWIVVMPTMRLKPEEKEYAVSCAIPVDDPGLTFVYGRQSCDTRSMDGNIDVGNAMYAGQEAMIIIDDVFVPWKYVFMCGETEFVPVLVERFTTYHRRSYVCKSGVGDVLIGAAASIADYNGVLDASHVREKLVEMVFLNEIVYGTGIASSYKARATKAGNYINDEILANVCKHHLTKFTFEMARLAQDLTGGIVATLPSEKDLKHPEIGPKLMKYLATKNGVDPEHRVRMARLIENMTMGRNAVGYLSESLHGAGSPQAQRILIARYMNLEEKMKFAKRLAGISDALNGKEEEEEEESATLTSSAPAPSTHSD; from the coding sequence ATGACTATAAGGAATGGGCAGGAGTACATTGAGAGTCTAAGGAGGCGTAAGATAAAAGTATATCTGTTTGGAGAGCTTGTAGAGAACCCTGTAGACCATCCAATAATAAGGCCATCGGTCAATGCTGTTGCAGAGACGTATGACCTTGCCTCTAGGGAGCCAGATCTTGCAACTGCATACTCCCCTCTCATAGGGAAGAGGGTTAACAGGTTCCTTCACATAACTACCAGTGCTGATGATCTAGTTAAGCAGAATGAGATGCAGAGGAAGTTGGGTCAGTTGACTGGTACATGCTTCCAGCGCTGCGTTGGTATGGATGCCCTTAACGCTCTATACTCAGTTACTTATGAGATAGATGAGAAGTATGGTACCCAGTACCATAAACGCCTTGTAGACTTTATAAAGTATGTGCAGGAGGAGAACTATGTCATAGGTGGAGCAATGACTGATCCTAAAGGAGATAGGAGTAAGAGCCCATCTGAACAGGATGATCCAGATGTATTTGTGCATATAGTAAAGCAGAACGATGAGGGTATAGTGATAAGGGGTGCAAAGATGCACCAGACTGGATGTATAAACTCTCACTGGATAGTTGTTATGCCAACGATGAGGCTCAAGCCGGAGGAGAAGGAGTATGCTGTATCCTGTGCAATACCAGTTGATGATCCTGGGCTTACATTCGTGTATGGTAGGCAGTCATGTGATACAAGGAGCATGGATGGCAATATAGATGTTGGTAATGCAATGTATGCTGGGCAAGAGGCTATGATAATAATAGATGATGTATTTGTACCATGGAAGTATGTCTTCATGTGTGGAGAGACTGAGTTTGTACCAGTACTGGTTGAGAGGTTCACAACATACCATAGGAGGAGTTATGTATGCAAGTCAGGGGTTGGTGATGTGCTTATAGGTGCTGCTGCTTCTATTGCAGATTACAACGGTGTGTTAGATGCATCCCATGTTCGAGAGAAGCTTGTTGAGATGGTATTTCTCAACGAGATAGTCTATGGTACAGGGATAGCATCATCATACAAGGCTAGGGCAACAAAGGCTGGCAACTACATCAACGATGAGATACTTGCAAATGTATGCAAGCACCATCTTACAAAGTTCACGTTTGAGATGGCAAGGCTTGCTCAAGATCTTACAGGTGGTATAGTTGCCACCCTTCCTTCAGAGAAGGACCTTAAGCATCCAGAGATAGGCCCCAAACTGATGAAGTACCTTGCAACTAAGAATGGTGTTGATCCAGAGCATAGGGTAAGGATGGCTAGGCTTATAGAGAATATGACGATGGGCAGGAATGCCGTTGGCTATCTTAGTGAATCGCTTCACGGTGCAGGTTCACCCCAAGCACAGAGGATACTCATAGCAAGGTACATGAATCTAGAGGAGAAGATGAAGTTTGCTAAGAGACTGGCGGGGATAAGTGATGCTCTAAACGGTAAGGAAGAGGAAGAAGAGGAGGAGAGTGCTACTCTAACATCATCTGCACCAGCACCATCAACACATTCTGATTGA
- a CDS encoding tRNA (cytidine(56)-2'-O)-methyltransferase codes for MRIVVLRIGHRYVRDYRVTMHVALVARAFGASKMLLASDDSSIVEGIKEVNERWGGSFEVECIGSEQSRWLDAINAWRKDGNIVVHLTMYGLHVDDVVQEVRSRCRDEGRDVMVVVGAEKVPKVVYEVSDYNIAIGNQPHSEVAALAIFLDRMFEGRELRVEFKGRMRIVPTARGKRVLDMSKSSTDGKG; via the coding sequence ATGAGGATAGTAGTGCTTAGGATAGGGCATAGATACGTTAGGGATTACAGGGTTACAATGCATGTAGCATTGGTAGCAAGGGCATTTGGTGCAAGCAAGATGCTCCTAGCAAGTGATGACTCTAGCATAGTTGAGGGCATAAAGGAGGTTAATGAGCGCTGGGGAGGCTCCTTTGAGGTTGAGTGTATAGGAAGTGAGCAGAGTAGATGGCTTGATGCCATTAATGCATGGAGGAAGGATGGCAATATAGTTGTTCATCTAACCATGTATGGGCTACATGTGGATGATGTAGTACAGGAGGTAAGGAGTAGATGCAGGGATGAGGGTAGGGATGTGATGGTTGTTGTTGGTGCAGAGAAGGTACCCAAGGTAGTTTATGAGGTTAGTGATTACAACATAGCAATAGGCAATCAACCACACTCTGAGGTTGCTGCTCTAGCCATATTCCTTGACAGGATGTTCGAAGGAAGGGAGTTAAGGGTTGAGTTTAAGGGGAGGATGAGGATAGTACCAACTGCTAGAGGGAAGAGGGTATTGGATATGAGCAAGAGCAGTACGGATGGGAAGGGATAG
- the hflX gene encoding GTPase HflX produces MKNERMNNMNKTLLITYPYKDSIDEAVALAEAAGYKVVSIVTQRYLTKSKYGIGSGKLMEVKSIVDSLKPDAVIFDEVLKPTQEYNLASTLKVEIIDRERLILNIFERRASTAESRIQVKLAQLRYEMARAREKVRLAKKGEQPGFYGLGRYEVDDYYRDVKRRISTLKSKLESVAKRRALYRRQRSREGLVTISLAGYTSAGKTTLFNALTREQHEAGRGMFTTLSTYTRAISIDGSKYLLSDTVGFISKLPAYMIEAFRSTLEELTFSDLVILVIDASESIENMKKKYESSMSILNELQVPESKIIYAFNKIDLLSNEDEVYAKARYLGLDSSLRDDTSMDRMARYVAISAKTGRNIEMLLGMIRRFAGEGYSKAVGVREDGAERINEGTDTVTEYDEDEVMNILRLDQDEDSSA; encoded by the coding sequence ATGAAGAATGAACGGATGAATAACATGAACAAGACCTTACTCATAACATATCCATACAAGGATTCAATAGATGAGGCAGTAGCACTAGCAGAGGCAGCAGGTTACAAGGTTGTAAGCATAGTGACCCAGAGGTACCTAACAAAATCAAAGTATGGTATAGGTTCTGGTAAGTTGATGGAGGTTAAGAGTATTGTAGACTCGTTAAAGCCAGATGCTGTTATCTTTGATGAGGTTCTCAAGCCTACACAGGAGTACAACCTTGCAAGTACTCTTAAGGTTGAGATAATAGATAGAGAGAGGTTGATACTCAACATATTCGAGAGAAGGGCAAGCACTGCTGAGTCAAGGATACAGGTCAAACTTGCACAGCTCAGGTATGAGATGGCTAGGGCAAGGGAGAAGGTTAGGCTAGCAAAGAAGGGCGAGCAACCAGGGTTCTACGGGCTTGGGAGATATGAGGTTGATGATTACTACAGGGATGTGAAGAGGAGGATCTCTACACTTAAGAGCAAGTTAGAGTCTGTTGCAAAGAGAAGAGCACTGTATAGGAGGCAGAGGAGCAGGGAAGGGCTAGTAACCATCTCCCTTGCTGGATACACATCTGCAGGCAAGACAACGCTCTTCAATGCACTAACAAGGGAGCAGCATGAGGCTGGGAGAGGCATGTTCACAACACTCTCAACCTATACTAGGGCTATAAGCATAGATGGTAGCAAGTATCTGCTCTCAGATACTGTAGGGTTCATAAGCAAACTACCAGCATACATGATAGAAGCGTTCAGATCAACCCTTGAGGAGTTGACCTTCTCAGATCTAGTCATACTAGTTATAGATGCTAGCGAATCTATAGAGAATATGAAGAAGAAGTATGAGAGCAGTATGAGCATACTCAACGAACTTCAGGTGCCAGAGAGTAAGATAATCTATGCCTTCAACAAGATAGATCTGCTTAGCAATGAGGATGAGGTGTATGCAAAGGCTAGATACCTTGGCTTGGATTCTAGTCTGAGGGATGATACAAGCATGGATAGGATGGCTAGATACGTTGCTATATCAGCAAAGACTGGAAGGAACATAGAGATGCTCCTTGGTATGATAAGGAGGTTTGCTGGTGAAGGTTACAGCAAGGCGGTTGGTGTGAGGGAGGATGGGGCAGAGCGTATCAATGAGGGTACAGATACAGTAACAGAGTATGATGAGGATGAGGTTATGAACATCCTGAGGTTGGATCAGGATGAGGATAGTAGTGCTTAG